The Desulfobulbaceae bacterium genome segment AACCTCTGGCAATATCAACCCCTTAGCCATGACACTTTTAAGAAGACGGAAAAATCCAAAATAACATACACAGTCATACAATTAAGGCTCTTTAACATATTTTAATTTTTTTTTTTAGTAGATAATCAATAAATCTCTTGATTTTTCATTCGCGAAACCGTTTCATGCACTAGTTTCAATCGTAGATTCCCGCACCAACCAACCCAATATATTTATGGACAGCGAAGAACACCCGTCACCAAACCTCTCCCTAGTCAGACGTCTCCTCACTTTGATTGGCCTGGCCAAGGCCCCCGATACCACAGAAGACCTGGAGCAGGAAATCCAGGAGATTCTGGAAGACGGCCGAGAGCAGGGCCTGATCACCTCCCAGGAAGGGATGATGATCAACTCGATCTTCGACCTGCGCGACACCAAAGCCAAGGAGATCATGACTCCGGTCACCGACATGGTCTGTGCTCCCAACACCGCCACCATTTCGGAACTCGTCGCCCTGATCGTCAAAGAGGGATTCACCAGAGTGCCGATCTACACCGGCAATTCCGACCGAATCATTGGCATTCTCCACGCCAAGGACCTGCTGCGCTACGCCAACGCCCCAGGGACCAACACCCTCCCCGATGGCTGTATCAAGCAACCGCTGTTCATCCTGGAAAACCACCGCATCGGCCTACTGCTCCGTGATTTCAAAGCAAAGCAGATTCACATGGCCATAGTTATCGACGAGTTTGGCAGCGTCCGCGGGCTGGTTACCCTGGAGGATGTTATCGAGGAGATCGTCGGTGAAATCAATGACGAACACGACATCGACCCCTCCCGCTGGCGCGTCATCGACGCACATACCGTCCAGACCGACGCCAAGGTGGACATAGAGGAGGTCGAGACATTCTTTGCTGTCACTCTGCCTGAAGGACCCTATGAATCGATCGGCGGCCTGGTGATTCATCAGCTCGGCCACATCCCCAGAATCGGTGAATTCATTGAAATCTGCGATCTGACCATTCAAGTTCTTTCCGCCACCAAACGACGCATTTCATCCTTGAAGATCAGTCGCCCCGCGCCCCCCACCTCCCAAGAATCATGAACACAGCTTTCTCCTCCAAGGCAGGCCAGGGGCGCCGCCTGATCCTTGCTCTAGTGACAAGCCTTATCCTTTTTGTCGCCTCACCAGGGCAGTGGGCAGTCTCCCCCCTGGCATGGGTTGCTCTGGTTCCGCTACTGCTTGCCTGTCGCGGACTTTCGGCAAAGGCCAGCGCCTGGCTGGGCTTGCTCTCCGGCGTCATCTATTTCCTGTCACTCATCTACTGGATCATCATCGCTTTAGGCCGATACGGAGGCCTGCCCCTGTGGCTGACCTTACCGGCGCTCCTTGGCCTTGCCTTCTACATGGGCCTGTCCATGGCAGCATTTGCTGCCATGATCTCCTGGTCCGAAAAACGCCTCCCCACGGTGTGGATTGCACCAATGACCTGGGTCGGCCTTGATTTCGTCCGCGCCTGGCTTTTCACCGGATTTCCATGGCTTGACCTGGGCTATAGCCAATTTTCCTTTCCCCTGGTCAATCAGACAGCAGACATCACCGGCCATCATGGAATCACCTTTCTGATCGTCATGGTCAACACTCTGATTGCCCGGCTCATCCCTTGGCCCCAAATCGCGCCTATAAACAATTCCCAGACAGTATCGCCAGATACCCCTTGCAGCTTACTCTCCTGTCTTGTTCTGCCACTTTTCGTTATTGCCACCGCCTGCGGGTATAGCCTCTGGCGAGCGCAAAACCTGGAAATTGCCATGGCTCAGGCTTCGACGATTTCAATAGGGCTGATCCAAGGCAATATCGATCAAAGCGAGAAATGGCTCCCTGGACTTCAAGAAAAAACCGTGAACATCTACCTATCCCTGTCCGAAGAATCCGCAACTCAAGGCCCCATCGACCTGTTGATCTGGCCGGAAACCGCCCTCCCTTTTTTCCCAAGTGAGCACCCCCTCTTTCAACGGGTAACAGCTTCGGTCACGTCCCCCGGCAGTCCCAGCCTCCTCACCGGAGCCCCACATTTCGAGAGCGCCCCAACTAACAATCTCACCAATTACTTCAACAGCGCATTCCTGATCACCCCCGCCAGCACAGGCGAGTTCACCGCGCTCCAACGTTACGACAAGGAGCATCTGGTCCCTTTTGGCGAATACATCCCACTCCAAAACTTCCTGCCTAAAGCCATGCCCCTGGTCCAGACCATGGGCAACTTCTCACCCGGCACAGATGCCGCGCCACTCATCGACGATCAGACCAGAATCGGCGTCCTGATCTGCTTTGAAAGCATCTTTCCCAACCTCGCCCGTATCCGAACCCTTCATGGCGCCAACATTTTGGTCAACCTCACCAATGACGCCTGGTACGGACGATCCAGCGCCCCCTATCAGCAGGTGCCCATGGCTGTGCTTCGTGCTATTGAAAACCGCCGCAGCCTCGCCCGATCCGCCAATACCGGTATCAGCTGCCTAATCGACCCTGTGGGCAAAGTACTTGCCACCACCACCATCTTCGAAGCCAAGGTCACCACTGGTCGATTACCTCTCCTTGAAGAGAAATCCTTCTACTCCCAAGCCGGATACCTCTTCCCCAACCTCTGCCTCCTCTGCTTGAGTCTCTTGCTTTTATATGGTATTTTGCAGAGAGATAGGGTATGAGCGATGACAGATTGGGGGCAGATTTGGAATCTGTCCCCTTTTCCCGTTGTAACTAGCCAGGTTGACGGTGATCAGTTACCGGTTTACGGTTAACAGTCTCACAGATATCAGCAATATAGTTTGTAGAAATCACTAACCGCTAACTGACAACCGTAAACCGATAACCTGAGCAGTTGGTAACTGCTTAACTAACCATACAGAGGAAATTGCCATGTCAGCAGAATTGAGACAAAAAATAGAAGAGATCAAAGGCCGATTATTTTCACTGCGGAGCCATCTTTAACTTAGATAAAAAGAAAGAAGACATTTTGATCCTGGAGCGACAGACGCTCTCCCCCAATTTTTGGGAAGACGCCCCCAGGGCCGCCAAAGTCCAGAAAGAAATGGGTATCATCCAGGAGGTAGTTTCCAACTGGCAGGGTATGCAGGCCGCCTGGGAAGAGGCGCAGATTCTGCTTGAGCTGGCCGACGAAGAAAACGACCCGGATACCGAGAGTGAGGCCGACCAGATCCTTACCGAGTTAAACGACCAGGTCGCAGCCAAAGAGCTGGAGTGCATGCTGAGCGGTGAACATGACGCCAATAACGCCATGCTTACCATTCACGCAGGGGCAGGCGGAACCGAGGCCCAGGATTGGGCGGACATTCTGCTCCGAATGTACCTGCGTTGGGCGGAAAAAAAGAAATTCCCCACCGAGATCCTCGACATGCTGCCTGGTGATGAA includes the following:
- the lnt gene encoding apolipoprotein N-acyltransferase produces the protein MNTAFSSKAGQGRRLILALVTSLILFVASPGQWAVSPLAWVALVPLLLACRGLSAKASAWLGLLSGVIYFLSLIYWIIIALGRYGGLPLWLTLPALLGLAFYMGLSMAAFAAMISWSEKRLPTVWIAPMTWVGLDFVRAWLFTGFPWLDLGYSQFSFPLVNQTADITGHHGITFLIVMVNTLIARLIPWPQIAPINNSQTVSPDTPCSLLSCLVLPLFVIATACGYSLWRAQNLEIAMAQASTISIGLIQGNIDQSEKWLPGLQEKTVNIYLSLSEESATQGPIDLLIWPETALPFFPSEHPLFQRVTASVTSPGSPSLLTGAPHFESAPTNNLTNYFNSAFLITPASTGEFTALQRYDKEHLVPFGEYIPLQNFLPKAMPLVQTMGNFSPGTDAAPLIDDQTRIGVLICFESIFPNLARIRTLHGANILVNLTNDAWYGRSSAPYQQVPMAVLRAIENRRSLARSANTGISCLIDPVGKVLATTTIFEAKVTTGRLPLLEEKSFYSQAGYLFPNLCLLCLSLLLLYGILQRDRV
- a CDS encoding HlyC/CorC family transporter, which codes for MDSEEHPSPNLSLVRRLLTLIGLAKAPDTTEDLEQEIQEILEDGREQGLITSQEGMMINSIFDLRDTKAKEIMTPVTDMVCAPNTATISELVALIVKEGFTRVPIYTGNSDRIIGILHAKDLLRYANAPGTNTLPDGCIKQPLFILENHRIGLLLRDFKAKQIHMAIVIDEFGSVRGLVTLEDVIEEIVGEINDEHDIDPSRWRVIDAHTVQTDAKVDIEEVETFFAVTLPEGPYESIGGLVIHQLGHIPRIGEFIEICDLTIQVLSATKRRISSLKISRPAPPTSQES